Below is a genomic region from Castanea sativa cultivar Marrone di Chiusa Pesio chromosome 2, ASM4071231v1.
tttcaatttttattttacaatataagacattaaaataatataaattatacaataaaataataaatttctaccACTcccctctctctcatttctgtCCCTACCTCTGTCCTtctctcaacaaccaaacaacTCAATCATCACCACAACACCACCATGCCCACCACGCCGCCATTGCCCACTACCCACCAAAATCCCACGAGAACCAAAACTCCATTTTACAACACTCCTAACATCCCTCTACCCCTAGCACCAGccacaacaaataataataataataacaataataataacaataacaataacaataacatagCCACCATGCCACCCATCGAGAAACCCATTGAGAAACCTACCGAGAAACCCACCAATCTCCACGATCCAAACCCACGACTCCACCTAACCCATGATACACCAATCCACCTATCCAAACCCATCACTTGACCCCACAACTCCAAACCCACCATCTAACCCACAACCCACACAACTCACCgatccaaacacaacccaccACGATCTCCGATCTCTGTCAACCCACGCcgatccaaaatccaaaatccacgCCAATTGCCATGCCATGACCACGAACCCAACCCAGCTCAAGTGCAAGCTTTGAACGAACAAAGAGatgtgagatgagagaaagagtgaggaCTGAGGAGGGAGGAgctctgtgagagagagagagagagagagatagagtaAATGAGAAACACTGAAACAGAactgagagtgagagaaagcaaaaagtgaaaaagaataaaataatatttttttggttttacaaTTGAGTTATAATGCAATTCTGAATGTAGAACTGTACTATAAcacaattgcaatttttttttttgttgcaatagtcAGATTTTACAAGTTGGGATGAcgtggagggggggggggggggttgagcttttatgctaaattgaacCAGTATATGGCCTATGTCATTCCCAATGTAAATGCTCTTAGTGTGTGACACGCTATTTATCcgaatatgtatatatatatatatatatatatatatatattttaatacaagatagaaattctactctaatatAATCTAactgtatatgtgtgtgaagctcatTCCTAGATACTTGAACTCCAgctcttaccccccacacctcacgaatacttatacttgtggagtgactatcgcaccaaggATGTGGTGTAGTAATCTATACTCTTCTTAAAGTTATTTAGTTCTAACCCACAAATCACAATCTCCCTCAGCAACTTTCAAGACACTTTTGAGTTTTTGTGAATACTTTTTCTTGTGTTTCCTCCTTTCTCATCTATCTTCATCTTTATTCTTCAAAAACCTCCATTTTCTAAATATACTTTTTCAATAATACCCCGATTCCAAAGGTGCCACAAGGTTCAAACTCTGTGCTACAAGCAAAGCAAGTAACCAAATCCAAATTTGTCATCATTCTAGTATTCCATACCTTCCTTGAGTATTTGATAAAATTCTTGAATATTATATTCCACTGGATCTCTCTTAAATTTCGCTTATAATTTTGAGTGACGTGTAAATAATTACAGAAAATTcagttacatatatataaatacttgATAAAATTATTACATTGACGTGCATTCATACAATTAATGTGAATAATGGTATGAATGATACCTTTTGGTCAGCGCTATCCCATAACCACCTGATGTGTCAAGATACGCATCATTTTGCCACCTGATGTGTCAAGATACGCATCATTTTGCTTATTGaatttatgtaataatttttttaggtcaaattttattagtattatGGGGGTGCAATTTATGTTATATATCCTaaataaacaatatatattttctttgataTCATAAAGAAACAGTAATTGTGACCACCAATAATTGTAGGttttattctatttattttcaatttttattgttaGTAACGTGATATTGGCCTCGAGGTGGGACTTGGGAGTCTAGTAGTCAAACACTTCGTCTATCTTGCGTTAGTTTTTAAGTTTAAGTCATATGGGACGCATTAATATTAGGATTGATTGGGCCATTTAATATAGGTTTTAACTCATCACGGTAGAAAATGATTTGCTCCCAAGAatccaccttttttttatttagcaagtacaaaaaataattgtggCGTTATTTGGTTATTTTGCTTGCATCTTTTGGTTTTCAAGTAGGCGAAAAAGTAGGTTCATATATGCGTCTTTCCAATTTCTCTATAGTCGGGATTTATGGCATTGTTGTCTCACCAATTACAATAGTTCTTTGGGTAAAACCATAGACAGAAGAATATACAATAGGCATCAGTTAACTCCATTTATACCCAAAACGATATAAGAGGTTAAGGCAAGTAATTATGCTGTCAAAATCTGCAGGAAACCAAGTTTGATTTAATGTaccttaatttttaaataaagtgtcGAGACCAAGTGACCAACCATCAttgaaaaaatccaaaaaaaaaaaaaggctaaatacattttttttttttttggtaaacacaTTTATAGTAGATTTTGTCATTGATggaactatttttaaaaatgaagataGGACTGGTATTGTGGTGGTTATCAGTGACCATCAGAGGTTGATTATAACTTCGCTCTCTCAAAATATTGCTCTCCCTCACTTTGTGGCTGAAGTCAAAGCCATGGTTGCAGCAAGAGCTATGGATTTTGCTCAGGAGCTAAGCATTGATTCAACTATCATAGAAGGTGATTCCGAGTTGGTTATTAATACTTTGAAAGATGTATCACCATCTCATACTTCTTTTGGTCTTTTAATTCAAGATGCTAAAGTATTTGCAAAGTCTTTCCATTGTCTTagtttttcacatgtttgttgTGAGGGAAACTCTGTAACTCATAACCTTATTAGATATGCTACTCATGTCACAGGTTTTCTTGTGTGGATGGAAGATAACCAACTCAGAGTATGAGATGGTGATACATCATTCAAAGAATTAATAACTAACTTGGAGTCCCCTTCTATAATAGCTATATCAATGCCTAGCTCTTGAGCTAACTCCATAGCTTTTGCTAAAACCATGGCTTCGACTTCAACCACAGAGTGAGGGAAAgcaatattgagagagagagagagagagaagagctATAATCAACCCCTGATGGTCCCTAATAACCACCCTAATACCAACCCTATCTTCATCTTTAAAAATAGCTCCATCAAAATAGCCCTATCACCTTCTCATACTCCTTTTGGTCTTTTGATTCAGGATGCTAAAGCATTTGTAGAGCATTTTCATTGCCTTaatttttcacatgtttgttgTGAGGTAAACTTTATAGCTCATAACCTTACTTGATATGCTACTTATGTCACAGGTTTTCCTATGCGGATAAAAGATATTCTACCAGACTTTTTGCTATAATCCACACCAATTTAGGTAATACTTAGGCTGCATTTGTTTCGACGGTAAACGCTTTCAGGAAATTGTTTTCCGCGTttgcgggtgtttggcaacacctgaaattttggtcaaacggaaaattaGTAACATTTGACTGTAAAATTCTGCCTCCcacccggaaaatattttccatttgtattttaccttcaattggTTTCAGTCCTCATTTTCCCTCTCAGCTTCTCGCATTGTTAGTCACTCCAGTCAAGCTCCACTCCCTGCCTCAAGCCAGTCCGAGCTTCACCCACCGTCCGATGAGCGCCGCCACTCTCCCACGGTGAGTTTCCTCCACCGTTTCTCGCATTCTCCTTCACACACCAAACGACCCACACCTCCGGCACACTCGACAAAACCTCACCCACACACCTCCGGCCCACTGGacaaacccacacccacacaCTTCCGACCCACTTTACACAGCCCAGCACCGATTGCGCACCCCAGCACCGATCGCGATAGCGCACCCCAGCATCGCGATCGCGCCGACGCACCCCAGCCTTCGCGATCGCGCCGTCGCACCCCAGCCTTCGCGATCGCGCTGCCTTCACGATCTTGATCGCGCCTCCTCCTTCGCGATCGCGTTGCTTCTCTCTcggattttatgatttttttttttgggttttgtttcttttgtgattCTACTGAGaaatgatgttatatatttgtttggaagttgagaaaatgtgagcatcaagtagaaaatgtattttctataatattttcaagatcataaccaaacacctgaaaatatttttcaaagtattttttaaaatgccgccaaacacctaaaaatatttttctttccgaaaaatattttcacctgaaattattttacatcagaaaaatattttacacccaaccaaataCAGCCTTAAAATATAGGTTATAgcttccttctcaaaaaaaaaaaaaaaaaaaaaaaaattctggcgGGTAATTATGATGTCAAAATCTGCGGGAAACAAGTTTGATTTCATCTGCCTTAAAGTGTCCAGATCAAGTGAACAACCATCAAAACAGTAGTCACATCAATGgaaagtatttaaaaataaatatttattaaattttgttaatatgtgaTTTAAAGgtacacaataattaattatttttttaaaattaaaaaatattaataatttttttaatttttttaaaaatatttttaaaaataaataacttaagGTGTGCTCACTGGACccatatttatttttgctaaatacATTTTTAGTAGATTTTGTCGGCAATAATAATGAACccatatttatttttgctaaatacATTTTTAGTAGATTTTGTCGGCAATAATAATGAAACCGAAAATGACTTTGGTTTGGATAGGCCGTTTGCCGTTACAACTCTCAAAATAGTAATGACATACGTGGCCCCCCATGCCCCATGTGTCTATTCGCACCACTTCCCAACCCACTCCACTCCCTATTCGAATTCCAAACCGTagtgataaaataaaatgaaaacacGCTGCTCACACGCCACGGGTCCACGCCACCACACAAAATCGCATTCTCACTTACTCTACTGTAACTCTCACactttcctaattttttttagtctcACTCTCCCACTTTCTCCTTCATCGTACTGTAACTCACTTTCctaactttttgtttttagtccCACTCTCTCACTTTATCCTCACTTTCTCCTCCgtatttgagttttaaaatacgtgaattttaatgaaaattaaaaacataattttggtatttttaaattttaagatataAGTTATGAGACTaaataagaatttttgaaaattttaagataaagtaaaatttgaattatGAGTTATAAACGTTGAGTAATGACTAATGAGGATTGAATTATGAAAACTAAAGTGATAGCTAAAATTCCTTCGCTCCCTCGACGAACCTCAAAGGCGAAAGcaaattcaaaagcaaaaacaatcccattctttttaataaaatatactttttcaaaaaaagatatttttataaTGAAGTACAAACATAAACACCAGCTTCCAAAGGCGCCACGAGGAACTTCCTCTGTGTTACAAGCAAAGCTATTATCCAAAAACTCCTATTTTGTCACCATATCCACACTATTCCTTTCCCTTCCTTCCTTCTTTCCttcactccctctctctctctctctctttctacaAATAGTAATAGTACCCACTGTATACAATCCCTTTCAAATTCGAGTACTGTTTGTTGCCTGCCACGTCATCTTCGTAAAAACACACACCATGGAAGATTCAGTTACCGCCGGTTCCGTTTCAGACAACAAGGAGCAGAAGCTCATCACTCTCCACGGCGACCTCGAGCTGAAAATCGTCGAAGCCCAGAACTTACCCAACATGGACATCGTGGCACAACACGTCCGCGGTTGCTTCGCAGTCTGTGACTGTAACACTACCGAAACAGTTCAACGTTCCAACGAATCCGACGGCCGTGATGGCGCTCCGCAACACCGCCCCCGCAACAAGATCATCACCAGCGACCCGTACGTCACCGTTTCGGTCCCCCAAGCCACCGTGGCGCGCACGCGCGTAATTAAAAACTCGGCCGATCCTTTTTGGAACGAAACGTTCTACATCCCACTGGCACACCCcgtaaataatttgaaattccAGGTCAAAGATGACGACATCTTCGGCGCCGAGCTAATCGGCACGGTCGAAATCCCGGCCACGAGAATCGCCACCGGCGAACAAATCTCCAGCTGGTTCCCAATCCTCGGGCCGAATAAAAAGCCGCCGAAGAAGAACACGAGGATCCGCCTCGAGCTCAAATTCACGCCGTTCGAAAAAAATCCAAGGTACAAGCACGGCATTGCTTCAGATCCAGAACACGAGGGCGTGATTCACACGTACTTCCCGTTGAGAAAAGGAGGCTCCGTGAGGTTGTACCAAGACGCGCACGCGCACGTGCCATACGAATCGTCGCTACCGAAGATTGAACTGGACGGAGGCAAGGTTTACAGGCGCGAGAATTGTTGGGAGGACATTTGCTCTGCGATCTCAGAGGCTCACCATTTGGTTTACATCGTTGGATGGTCGGTTTATCACAAGGTCAGGCTCGCGAGAGAGCCGACTCGGACATTGCCACGTGGCGGAGATTTGACGCTCGGTGATATGCTCAAGTACAAGTCTGAAGAGGGAGTTAgggttttgttgttgatttgGGATGATAAGACCTCGCACGATAAGTTCGGCATTAAAACGGTTCGTTTTGAGTAATTGCTTTAGATTATTAAGTTCTCTTTATACctgctttggtttttttttttttgggttatttgcTTTAATAATTTGAGCTGTCATAGGATTAGAGCTTTTTTAACATTGGAGTCTGTGCTAAAgatagaataataaaaaatgatacgTGGTTAATTTAGGAATTAATAGCCttggatagaatagaatgatTTGGTGTTGGATTATAAGCTTTATGTATTGTTTGCGGGTCCTACTCCTCgttacttttaattttatttaaataattaataatttcagttttttgaaaatatgctaagctttgttttacattatgtaaataacttaccgaaaataaataaataatttaagagtTATTTAATTTAAGTGAAGAGAATGGAAAAAGATATAGGCACGCCTAAAGTAATATTAGTAGAATAGTAAAAAACGACGTGTCAATTAAAGAAGTAATAGAGACTATGATTTGGAACTAAgacttggttgttgttgttgtaattgtGTTCGGAGTAATGGCTGTCATTCTTGAATTGCTTGGTTCATGGCAATGGTTTTATTAGTAGATACCAAACTAGTTCTTAGTGTTTGTActgtaattgaatttaaatactTTGGTGGTGATCATGAGGGGACATTGATGTTACTGTGCATGTGTATTTTGCAACTGGGTTGTGTGCCTTTTGAGTTGTAATCTGAAGTGGGATTGGTTGCAGCCTGGAATGATGCAAACGCACGATGAAGAGACCAAGAAGTTTTTCAAGCATTCATCCGTCACTTGTGTGTTGGCACCTCGCTATGGTAGCAGCAAGCTGGGCTATTTCAAGCAACAGGTGAGAATATGTTCTATGGGTTGTGAACTGTCTTTAGAAAAATAATGATTTCggtgtttgtttattttggacgtatttaattattttcaggTTTAATCGCATTTTCAATTGTATTTGATTTGGAATCCTAGTTTCATTGGCTTAGTTTTACTATTTCTTTGATCTTGATATaccatttgctttcttttgaGCTGGAAAACTTGCTGAAGTTGCTTATGTGATGGTTCCTTACAGGTTGTTGGAGGCCTTTTCACACATCATCAAAAATGTGTTCTTGTGGACACGCAGGCATCTGGTAATTATCGTAAGATAACTGCATTTTTAGGAGGGATTGATCTTTGTGATGGTCGATATGATACACCTGAGCATCGACTATTTCGCGATCTTAATACTGTATTTGAAAATGATTATCACAACCCTACATTTCCGGTAAGTTTTTGGTCAAATGGTTTTGTAACAGAATATTGTAATATGCCATCTATATATCTTTAAatgtttttgatgtttttttggGGGTATCTATGATCTTGGTTTTTAACTCAAAGGGCTTTTATGTGATTGCATAATATTTCATAATGGCTTTAGAGCAAGAGATGACATCTATAGTTCTTAGTaccaattctaaaaatataatgttCTTCCATATCCTCCCCACCCCCCCAACCCTTTCTCCTTGGCTAAGTGATCTACCATATGGCTTTAGAGCAAGAGATGATATCTACTAATCATGTTGCTTGAGGTTCTACATCTGGTCCTATGACTATAAGGCCTTGAAACTCCTGGCATATAATACCATAGTAGTTAATATCAGACGATACATGATGCAAATCGTCTGGTGGTGTGGATCAAATCGGCGCAAAATAAAAATGCTGTAATTTAGGTGCGGATCGGGTTGACTCATGAATCATATGATACAACACATGCATATTGTATGAATTGTTTTGAATGGTTGAATTGGACATATTGGTCGATACATAAACAAATGTGTTTATATTTGGCTATTATTCATATTTGAGATTTGATCAGAGTCCAACAAGTCGTTGGACTTATTTTAACACAAGTTTCTTGAACCACTCAGTTGAGCCCAAAAAAATAGCCATGTTCATGACTTtgctctgtctctgtctctgtctccgTCTCCATACAAAATTTAGACCACACACATTTTCATTTCAAGTTTGGTTCTGAAGTTCCCCTtctgtcttctctctctctctctctctctacatggAACCACAAGAGTAACCATAACACAAAAGGCATTTATAGTCCTAGGTAGTGGATTCTCTTCAATTTTAGTTATATGGCGTTATGTTTGAGTTGTAGTAATGTTTAGGTTACATAACTGACTACTGCTTCCACCTTTCATCTCAGAATGTTGTCAATTATCATGTCACCCATCAACAATATATATTGTAGATTTGTAGGCCTCATTCTGAGGATAAAATTTTCAGGTGCATAAATTTTAATCAGATGCATTCCGGACCTGTATAGACCTCTTTTTCTATAATCTGTTCTCAACTTCTTTGTACTCCTTGTGCAAAGTTCCATTGTACATGCTAGATGTCACACACAATTTGTTTGCCAGCATAGTTTTAAGCTAACATAATGCTGCCATAGTATTAAAGTAATTTATGCACTTCATCAAGTTTGAAGTCATGATTTTCcctcatttttgttattttaggtgCATTCCTGCTTATTTCTATTATGTAGTTACAGG
It encodes:
- the LOC142623399 gene encoding phospholipase D delta-like isoform X1; translation: MKYKHKHQLPKAPRGTSSVLQAKLLSKNSYFVTISTLFLSLPSFFPSLPLSLSLFLQIVIVPTVYNPFQIRVLFVACHVIFVKTHTMEDSVTAGSVSDNKEQKLITLHGDLELKIVEAQNLPNMDIVAQHVRGCFAVCDCNTTETVQRSNESDGRDGAPQHRPRNKIITSDPYVTVSVPQATVARTRVIKNSADPFWNETFYIPLAHPVNNLKFQVKDDDIFGAELIGTVEIPATRIATGEQISSWFPILGPNKKPPKKNTRIRLELKFTPFEKNPRYKHGIASDPEHEGVIHTYFPLRKGGSVRLYQDAHAHVPYESSLPKIELDGGKVYRRENCWEDICSAISEAHHLVYIVGWSVYHKVRLAREPTRTLPRGGDLTLGDMLKYKSEEGVRVLLLIWDDKTSHDKFGIKTPGMMQTHDEETKKFFKHSSVTCVLAPRYGSSKLGYFKQQVVGGLFTHHQKCVLVDTQASGNYRKITAFLGGIDLCDGRYDTPEHRLFRDLNTVFENDYHNPTFPAGTKAPRQPWHDLHCRVEGPAAYDVLINFEQRWRKATKWKEFGQRFRRATTHWHDDALIKIERISWILSPDLSVSPKKKVSPDPFAKKDVSTVIPEDDQKLWVSNEDDPESWHVQIFRSIDSGSLKGFPKSSELVEKQNLICSKNLVIDKSIQTGYIQAIRSAQHFIYIENQYFLGSSYAWPSYKNAGADNLIPMELALKIASKIRAKERFAVYIILPMWPEGNPTSAAMQEILYWQGQTMQMMYEVVARELKDTQLGDSHPLHYLNFYCLGNREDIPEERLDDNAVKVSDAQKFKRFMIYVHAKGMIVDDEYVIVGSANINQRSMAGTKDTEIAMGAYQPHHSWASRKKHPCGQVYGYRMSLWTEHLGMVDTCFKEPESMECVKMVNEIAEENWKSYTDEDFTLLQGHLLKYPVQVDKDGTVSPLPRHENFPDVGGKVLGAHFAHLPDTLTT
- the LOC142623399 gene encoding phospholipase D delta-like isoform X2 — encoded protein: MKYKHKHQLPKAPRGTSSVLQAKLLSKNSYFVTISTLFLSLPSFFPSLPLSLSLFLQIVIVPTVYNPFQIRVLFVACHVIFVKTHTMEDSVTAGSVSDNKEQKLITLHGDLELKIVEAQNLPNMDIVAQHVRGCFAVCDCNTTETVQRSNESDGRDGAPQHRPRNKIITSDPYVTVSVPQATVARTRVIKNSADPFWNETFYIPLAHPVNNLKFQVKDDDIFGAELIGTVEIPATRIATGEQISSWFPILGPNKKPPKKNTRIRLELKFTPFEKNPRYKHGIASDPEHEGVIHTYFPLRKGGSVRLYQDAHAHVPYESSLPKIELDGGKVYRRENCWEDICSAISEAHHLVYIVGWSVYHKVRLAREPTRTLPRGGDLTLGDMLKYKSEEGVRVLLLIWDDKTSHDKFGIKTPGMMQTHDEETKKFFKHSSVTCVLAPRYGSSKLGYFKQQVVGGLFTHHQKCVLVDTQASGNYRKITAFLGGIDLCDGRYDTPEHRLFRDLNTVFENDYHNPTFPAGTKAPRQPWHDLHCRVEGPAAYDVLINFEQRWRKATKWKEFGQRFRRATTHWHDDALIKIERISWILSPDLSVSPKKKVSPDPFAKKDVSTVIPEDDQKLWVSNEDDPESWHVQIFRSIDSGSLKGFPKSSELVEKQNLICSKNLVIDKSIQTGYIQAIRSAQHFIYIENQYFLGSSYAWPSYKNAGADNLIPMELALKIASKIRAKERFAVYIILPMWPEGNPTSAAMQEILYWQVIWFLPMNSSSNGTSTPCKSKLEGPNNANDVRSSCTGIERYAAWGFTSFTLPQFLLPW